TCGACGCCGCGCGCGAACTGCGGTTCACGCCCAAAGAGCTCGGCTATCTCTCCAGACTCGGACCTTTCCAGCCGGACTTCCTCCAATTCCTGCGTACGTTCACATTGCCGCCCTACGACCTCGCGTTAACGGACGGGCAATTCCGGATCGAGGTTTCCGGACCCTGGCACGAGGCCATCTTCTGGGAGACACTGATCCTCTCGATCGTGAACGAGCTGTACTACGCCAGCCTGACCACCGGTCCTGACGCGACGAGCGGTCGCAGTCGGCTGTGCCTCGCGCATCTTGAAGGATGGCGTCGACTGGACGAAAAGATCCGGCGTCTCGAACAGCATCCGGACATCCGTTTCATCGAGTTCGGCACGCGCCGCCGCTTCAGCCGCGCCTGGCAGGAAATGGCCGCGGTCAAACTCGCCACGCGCATCCCGCAGCAGATGATCGGCACCTCGAACGTGGACCTGGCCCGCCGTCTCGGCCTCCAGCCGATCGGCACCTTCGCCCACGAGATGTTCATGGTCTTCTCCGGCATCTACCGCGGCGCGGGATACTCCGGCTTCTTCGCGGATGAAGACGAGGCCATCCGCTCGTCGCACAATGCCGTCCTGCAATGCTGGTGGCGCAACTACGGCGAGGCGCTCTCGATCGCGCTGACCGACACGTTCGGCACCGGTTTCTTCTTCCGCGATTTCACTCCCGAACAGGCAGCCAAGTGGCGCGGCCTGCGGCAGGACTCCGGCGACCCCTTCGTCTTCGGTGAAACCGCGATCGAGTTCTATCGGAACCTGGGGATCGACCCCCGGACCAAGACGATCGTCTTCAGCGACGGACTGGATCTCGATCTGATCGAGTCGCTGCAAGCGGTCTTCGGCAGCCGCATCAAGACCGCCTTCGGTTGGGGTACGAACCTCACGAACGATTGCGGCCCCGATCCACTCTCGCTCGTGGTCAAAGTGACTGGCGTGAACGGCTACCCGACCGTGAAACTCTCGGACAACCTCGCCAAGGCGATGGGGCCATCCGACGAAGTCGAACATTTCAAACGGATCTTCGGTTACGAAGGCGGCACCAACGAAGAATGTCGCTACTGACATCTTCTCTCCCGACCCACCAGAGGCGCGCACCCCGCGCCTCTTTTTTTTACTCCGCCACGTCGCTCGCAAACGAAGTGACGGAGTCAGGGAGATACGGAGACGGAGTTTGGGAGAGTGCAGGAGTGGAGGAGTCGGGGAGACCCGACGCAAACTCCCGCACTTCAGCACTCCCGCACTTCAGCACTCCCGCACTTCAGCACTCCCGCACTTCAGCACTCCCGCACTTCCGCCCCTAATGCCGCCAAAAAATTTATCACCAGTTAATCCCCACAACCACCTTGCATATCCCTTGACATGTTTCGCCTCTTACCCTATACTCCTCCCAGAGCATTCGAACCCCTCAAAAAGAGGTCAACGAAGCGCTCTCTTTATTTCTGCCACGCAGGCCCTTGACGCATATCGCGACTTGGCCTAAAATGCGCAGCACCGGTCAAGAGAGACCGGACAGAGAACTTTGACAATCTGAACGAGATAGCAAACTCGTCGCGAATAGCGACGGGTGAGGAACCTAACGTCTATTTAGTTGAGTTTTCGGGAACCGTAAGGTTACGGAAGCTATGGAAGGCATAGTACCTGCCAGGTCTATGATCTTCTTCTGAGAGTTTGATCCTGGCTCAGGATGAACGCTGGCGGCGTGACTAAGGCATGCAAGTCGAACGGTCAAGTTGATTCCGCAAGGATTTGGCTTGATAGTGGCAAACGGGTGAGTAACACATTGGTAACCTACCTCAAAGTTCAGCACAACCCCGCGAAAGCGGGGCTAATACTGGATGTGGTCTTCCCCTTCAAGGGGGACGAATAAAGCCCAAAAGGCGCTTTGAGAGGGGCCTATGTCTTATCAGCTAGTTGGTGAGGTAAAAGCTCACCAAGGCTATGACGAGTAGCGGGTGTGAGAGCACGACCCGCCTCACTGGGACTGAGACACTGCCCAGACACCTACGGGTGGCTGCAGTCATGAATATTCCACAATGGGGGAAACCCTGATGGAGCGACGCCGCGTGCAGGATGAAGGGCTTTGGCTCGTAAACTGCTTTTCCAAGGGACGAAGCTTCGGCTGACGGTACTTTGGGAATAAGAGGTTGCTAACTCTGTGCCAGCAGCAGCGGTAATACAGAGACCTCAAGCGTTATCCGGATTTATTGGGCGTAAAGCGTCCGCAGGTGGCACGTTAAGTCTTCCGTCAAATCTTCAGGCTCAACCTGGGGGCTGCGGGAGAAACTGGCGAGCTCGAGGGTGGGAGAGGTAAGCGGAATTGCCGGTGTAGTAGTAAAATGCGTTAATATCGGCAAGAACACCAAAGGCGAAGGCAGCTTACTGGAACACTCCTGACACTAAGGGACGAAAGCATGGGGAGCGAAGCGGATTAGATACCCGCGTAGTCCATGCCCTAAACTATGAGTGCTGGATATTGGGAGTATCGACCCTCCCAGTGTCGTCAAAAAAAGCTAACGCGATAAGCACTCCGCCTGGGGAGTACGGCCGCAAGGCTAAAACTCAAAGGAATAGACGGGGACCCGCACAAGCGGTGGAACATGTGGTTTAATTCGACGGTAAGCGAGGAACCTCACCAAGGCTTGACATGCAACTGCTAACCCTATGAAAGTAGGGCTCCTTCGAGGGTGTTGCACAGGTGCTGCATGGTTGTCGTCAGCTCGTGCCGTGAGGTGTACCCTTAAGTGGGGTAACGAGCGCAACCCTCGTGTCGTGTTGTTTTTCACGACAGACTGCCTGGGATAACCAGGAGGAAGGTGGGGATGACGTCAAATCAGCATGGCTCTTACGCCTTGGGCGACACACGTGTTACAATGGACGGTACAATGGGCCGCCAAACCGTAAGGTGGAGCAAATCCCATCAAAACCGTTCTCAGTTCGGATTGAGGTCTGCAACTCGACCTCATGAAGCTGGAATCGCTAGTAAACGCGCATCAGCCACGGCGCGTTGAATACGTTCTCGGGTCTTGTACTCACCGCCCGTCACGTCAAGAGAGTTGGTAATACCCGAAGATATGCGATCGCATGTCGAAGGTAGGGCCAGCGATAGGGACGAAGTCGTAACAAGGCATCCCTAGCGGAAGCTGGGGATGGATCACCTCCTTTCTAGGGAGACACTTCGTCGAGGAGAGCATATGCCTCCTTGACGACAGAACATCGCGTTGTACAAACGCGGTGCTCCTAGGTCGTTCGCTTGGCAAGTTTACTTGCTGGGCGCCAATCTCAGACGTTAGATTCCTCTGCTATCTCGTTCAGATCGCCAAAGCGAAAAAGTCCCGTCATGCGGGGCTTTTTTCGTTCCCGCAACCTGTCCTCCGTAGCCCGTAGGCGAAGGAGGAAAGCGGTGATCCATGATCGTACACCCGACCGCGAGGCGGGATTTCAGCACAACGACAGCGGCTCGGCGACAATAAAAAACCTCCGCAGGCGCGGAGGCTCAAGACTACTTGTAGTTCACGGTGATGAGGCGGGAGTCGGACAAACGATCCTTGAGCCGCACGGTGCAGCCAGAATCCCGAAGCCAATAGGCCACGGCCTGGACAATCGCATCCGACGGACATCGGCCAAGAACGGACAGGTACAACCTGGCGTCGCGGCGGCCGTAGCGGGTGGCGCTCACGCACAGGGCATAAAGCGCGTCGTACCAGAGCAGGATCGCCTGATCGAGGCGGCTGATCTTTTTGCGTCTGATGCTGGTCTTCCTGATCTCGAGTCTGAAGCCTGGCATCCGAGACGCCATCTGATCGCGGTTCAACTCGGCGAGCAGGCCCAGCAGAACGGTCAGGGATTTCTTCTCCGCCTGCTCAAACAACATATCCATCAATTCGAGATCTTCTATCCTAAAAGTCTCGACAGGTCTTTTGTCGGCCATCTGAACCTCCTTATTTCCAAAGATCTGCCGCCATCTCAACACGGACCAGGCCGACAGTCAAGCGCGCTGACCGATAAAAAAGCCGTCCCTGACAAGAGACGGCGGCGGTTTCAGCGTCCGATGGCGACGCCGATGCGATAATGGCTGCGTTCGATGTTCTCTTCATACCGGGCGTTGAAACCTTCCTGCCGCAGACGGGCAGCCGCCGCGGCATAAGCCTTCTTGGTGAGCGACAGGTCGCCGGCATCGGAACGGACGATGACCTCGTGACAGATCCGGCCGTGCCAGCTCCGCCACCCCGAACCGCCAGGAAAACTTTTCAAGAGGTTATCGACCCGGCGCTGAAGTTCAGACCTGGGCATGGCCGCACCCCTTATTGATCGCGGCCCGGGGATACCGAGCGGCGAGAAAGATGCGGCCGGCTTCGAACGAGGGTGTCGACAGACCCGACAGGCGCTCGAGTCCGATCTCGAAACCACTGCCGTCAGCGAGCCTTTGGATGACCGGACAAGCGATCTGATCGGCCGCGGCGTCGGCGGCACTCGCGGCGCTGATCGTGGCGAGCGTGCCCGTGGCCATCAACCGATCCGGCAAGTCGTCCGCGTGCTCGGCGGCGAAAGCGACGAGCTGCGTCAGACTCGCGGGAACGAGTTCTTTGGCTAGCAGCATCTTCTCCACGTCGTGAAAACTCGTCTCCAGGTCGAAACGCAGCAACTTGAGACGCACGACCGATCCGGATTCCGAACCGGCCGCCATCGTCCATGATCCGCTGGCCAAAAGCTCGGCGGAACACCTGAGTTCCGGGGTAAGCAGCGATTCGAGGGCCAGGCCATCGATAGCTCTTACGGAATACTGCCGCAGACGCTCGCACACCCGGCTCCAGTCGGCCATCGCGGATGTTTCGTTTGGCGGCTGGATCGGCACGAACTCCTTCAGACACTGTTCCAGCCGGCCATCCATGACCGCGCGGATCAGGTGAAAATTGTCATGCAGCCGTCGGATCTGCTCGACGTTCGCGATGCCCAGCATCTGGCTAAAACGCTGCGAAACCCTCTCGATCAGGGCCCAATCGACGTTGGTCATGGGTAAAACTCCTCGCTTTCGTGACGTCAGCTATAAAAGAACGCCCGCTCAAACTAGCAGTATTCAGCCTAAAAGTCAAGGTGGCGGACGGCTGAAATAAGGTCGACCCCGCCTTGCCAAACTCCGGACTTCTTGCTATATTTTTCCCGCATCGTTAAGATGTTTTTGCGTTATTTTGGGCGTATAGCTTCCCCTTTCGCCCCTCGGGAGGCTGCGGAGGTAGGCAGTTGATCAGAGCGCCGCACTGACCCAGTACAGAATCGGCAGTTCATTATAATCTCTCTGGTGGGCGTTCTCATGGGCGTATAGCTCAGTTGGTTAGAGCGTCACACTGATAATGTGAAGGTCGATGGTTCGAATCCATCTACGCCCACCAGAGAGATTAAAATGTTTGCCGATTATTGCGAGGCAAGCGCGGAAACCGCAGGTTGGCAAGCCGCCTGTTCAAAGGCTTACGCGACCATAATTTCTCGAGAGCGTGTCGGTCCAAAATTATGCCCATCACTGAACTGGACGTTGTGATTCGTCTGGTCGTCATCACGGCCATTTCCGGATTCATCGGCCTGGAACGCGAGTATCACGCCAAGCCGGCCGGACTCCGCACCAACATCATGGTGGGTCTTGGTTCGACCGTCATGACAATTGCCGGCCTCAGAGCCGTTGATCTGTTCGTCAACGCTCCCGTCGACCCGACCCGTATCGCCGGCCAGGTCATCACTGGCATCGGCTTCATCGGCGCTGGAGCGATCCTCCGACCGTCCGGCCGCGGTGTCAGCAATGTCGTCGGCCTCACGACCGCCGCGACCTTGTGGGTGGTGAGTGGACTAGGCATTGCTGTGGGTATGGGTCTGTATTTAGAAGCCCTGCTCGCAACCCTCCTGGTTTTCTTCACTTTCTTCGTCCTGGGCAGAATGGTCACTTACATCCGCCGGCATTCCAAGAACTACCCGACGGACATCAAGGCTCACGAAGAGGCGGATGAAAAGACGAACCATGACAATGAGGATCCATCAGGACGGGAATCATGAGACAGCGGAAGTAAATCGGTTTTCCGTGACGCCGAGGTAGCTCAGTGGTAGAGCAGAGGACTGAAAATCCTCGTGTCGCCAGTTCAATCCTGGCCCTCGGCACCACGGAAAGCCGATTTTTTGATAAGAT
The Patescibacteria group bacterium genome window above contains:
- the pncB gene encoding nicotinate phosphoribosyltransferase, which produces MIIKSLLDLDYYKLTMAQVAWRHFFHRVPVTYSFTNRTQKVRLADHIAEADLRRELDAARELRFTPKELGYLSRLGPFQPDFLQFLRTFTLPPYDLALTDGQFRIEVSGPWHEAIFWETLILSIVNELYYASLTTGPDATSGRSRLCLAHLEGWRRLDEKIRRLEQHPDIRFIEFGTRRRFSRAWQEMAAVKLATRIPQQMIGTSNVDLARRLGLQPIGTFAHEMFMVFSGIYRGAGYSGFFADEDEAIRSSHNAVLQCWWRNYGEALSIALTDTFGTGFFFRDFTPEQAAKWRGLRQDSGDPFVFGETAIEFYRNLGIDPRTKTIVFSDGLDLDLIESLQAVFGSRIKTAFGWGTNLTNDCGPDPLSLVVKVTGVNGYPTVKLSDNLAKAMGPSDEVEHFKRIFGYEGGTNEECRY
- a CDS encoding MgtC/SapB family protein, encoding MPITELDVVIRLVVITAISGFIGLEREYHAKPAGLRTNIMVGLGSTVMTIAGLRAVDLFVNAPVDPTRIAGQVITGIGFIGAGAILRPSGRGVSNVVGLTTAATLWVVSGLGIAVGMGLYLEALLATLLVFFTFFVLGRMVTYIRRHSKNYPTDIKAHEEADEKTNHDNEDPSGRES